A region of the Dyadobacter sp. CECT 9275 genome:
GGGGGCAATCATCAACAATCAGCCATCGTTATGAAAAAGGTATATACCGTACAGTTTCCTGCCTTAATTATTCCGAAAATAATCTCGGGAAGGAAAATGCCTGTTGACTGCCTTTACCCTATCAGGTACGCAGACTGCAAACAAATGCAATGGTCGACAGGAATGATTATCAGGCAACGTGTCGTTACATATGACTTTCTGATAGAGCTTTTTGAAAGCCGCGTGAACGAGGATTTACAGATCGAGGTAGTATTTAACAAGCCATGTGTAGTATTTTATTACGGGTTTAGCGGGACAGTGATCTGTGAAAATAAAGAAAGCGGTGGCTTGTTCACATTACAGCAAGGTCAAGCCGGAGCGATTAATGTGCCTCCGGGAAAATACCATTTGCTCATTAGGAGTGGGTGGAGCACAGGCCTTCTATATATCTTCGACAATAAATATCTGGATAGTGTATTACAGATGGCACCATTCGATTTTCGGGCAGTGGGCCTTTTCGGAATTGGTTCTTCTGATTGCTATAGATTCCCGTTTTTTATGATTGATAGTATCGCTCAAATAATGATGATGCTACAGAACATTAACCCTGAACAGAGATCATTGTCGCTTAAGATGTCCTTATTTGAACTCCTGAAGCGGTATGGAGAACAATTAGCCAGATACAAAAATAAGCCGGCCGGAGAAGCTTTAGAAAGGGTAGTAACAGTAAAGAATTTCATTGAAGCACAGCTCACAAATGGCCCTCTACCAACTGTTTTTGAAATAAGTCAACAATTCAATATTCATCCTG
Encoded here:
- a CDS encoding helix-turn-helix domain-containing protein, with the protein product MKKVYTVQFPALIIPKIISGRKMPVDCLYPIRYADCKQMQWSTGMIIRQRVVTYDFLIELFESRVNEDLQIEVVFNKPCVVFYYGFSGTVICENKESGGLFTLQQGQAGAINVPPGKYHLLIRSGWSTGLLYIFDNKYLDSVLQMAPFDFRAVGLFGIGSSDCYRFPFFMIDSIAQIMMMLQNINPEQRSLSLKMSLFELLKRYGEQLARYKNKPAGEALERVVTVKNFIEAQLTNGPLPTVFEISQQFNIHPDALNRSFKNTFGVSLKKYINQTKMHLAFQLLSQDKMSVQKVSEQTGYGSPFSFSIQFKLYYGFSPNRLIAK